DNA sequence from the Teretinema zuelzerae genome:
TGATTCTAAAAAAAGAAGCAAGCACGCCGGCGGTAAACGGTTTTTGATGAAAACCGGAAATAGCCTGGCGATAGAGATAATTATCTGAGGAAAGCTGGGCCCAGCGGGGATCCAGGAACCAGGGCACCCCTTCTTCATGCTGATTTAAAAGCCACTTATACTGCCAAGAAGACCAGGGCTCCCAGGTATCAAGAGGCCAGGAAAGGATCTCCCTGGCGGGTCCGCAGAGCCGTTCGTCGTCTTGTTCCCCGTTGCAAGCGAGCAGAGGCAGAATATCCTCAGCTGTTTTCTGGTAGTACACGCGAAGGCGCATCGCCCACACGATATTTTGAAGAATTATCTCGTCGGCAATGAGGGCATCCGCGGCTTCGCGGTCGCTGCGGTTGAGCCTTTTCAGGGATGTCCACAAAAGCCGATAATAATCGTTGTCGATCCGCGTTTCCCACACAATCTCTTCTTCCGCATCGGGAATATGATCGCACCAGGAAAGGCTGGTTCCTGCGGTCATCGCGGCGATATCCGGCCACTTATCGTGATGAAATATCGAGAACTTCCCTAAATCCACCATAAAGGGCGCTTCGGCGTTTCCCAGCAAAAGGGAAGACAAGGCCGATTTTAAATTTGCGTAGTCGTACCGCGCGAGCAAAGCCCGGGCAAGGGGATCCGGCGAATCATAGGCGGAAAGCAAAACGATATAATCGGAAACGACCTGCTGAGCCGATTTTCGTTCAAGCAGAAGAGCGAGCATGCCTTCAGGAACGACGGGAACATCGTCTGAAAAAAGAAGAGTCCACAAATCCTGAAGCCGCTTGATCTCGAAGAGTTTTTTAGCTTTTAGGCCGGTATAGGAACGGCCGTACATTCCGCATGCCTTGGCATAGACATACGCATCTGCCGCTGTTCTGTCCATGCTTATAAACCCGCTGTCACGGATTCGAGGTAGGCTGCCATAGACTGATAGTCTTTAGGAATCGAGGTTAATTCTGAATCGAACCGCGAGTATTCGGACGACAGACGGTCGTCGCAGGCTTTTTTTTCGCGTTTGAGCTCTTCTTCCAGGCGAGAGATGATTTGTTCGTAGGCGGCTTTGAATTCGGCATCAGCCTTTTCTTTCGCGGCGGCCTTTCGCCTGTCGGCTTCGGTTTGAGCGTCGAGCAGCAAATCGTATGCAAGCCGCTCGACATCGATAAGATGTCCGATTACATCCTGTGCAACCATTTCAACCTCCTCAGAAAGCGGATCCGTCAGGCAAGTCTAAGCGGCTTTCCGGGCAAGCTCCGTCATTATCAACTCCACATTACATGGAGGTTGTTAAAATGTCTTCGAATCTGCTTAGTTCATTATACACGGATACGGCATCCCGCGCCTGCAAAAGCGACGGATAAAATTCAGGATCGTCCAATAAAAAAGAGAGCCGCTTAAGGGAACGCAGCTGAAGAGCGCACTCGGCATCGGACGCAAGTATCAGGAATATGAGATGAACGGGATTGCCGTCCAGAGAATCGTAGTCGATTCCATTGCGGGAAATGCCGATGATCCCCGTAACGCCGGGAAATGAAGGAATCCTGGCATGGGGAACGGCGATGCCGGGCTTTACCCCGGTAGAAAGCTTAGCCTCCCGGCTTCTCAACGCATCGAGAATAAGCGAACGGGAGACCTTGGGATTCTGGTTTGAATACAGCTGTACAAGTTCTTCGAACGATTCTTCCTTGTCTTCACTTTCCATGGAAACAGTTATCAAGTTTGACGAGAAGATGCTCCGCAGAACCATACTAATAAACCTGTTTATTCCGCCGAAGCAGCATCTGCCGGCGCGGTCCCGGTTTCAACCGAAGCGTCTTCAGCGGATTCCTCGAGGAACCATTCAGTATCGGAAGATTCGATCTGAGCCTGGCGGGCTGCGGCTTCGATACCCTTATCGCTGGGGCTTTTATTAATAAAAGCAAGGAAAAAGGCGGAAACGAAAAACAGAGTAACCACGACGTATGTGGCGCGGGTAAGAACATTCGCTGATCGGGAACCGAAGGCAGAATTGCTGCCGCCTGATAACAAACCGCCAAGACCGTCCCCATCCTCGTTCTGAACGAGCACGAGCGCTATGATGAGCAAACAGATAATGACAAAGACAACCAGCAGAATAACACCAATAATACCCATAAATGACTCCAATAATGAATTCGATTTTTACTATATAATAAAGAAAAATCTTGTGCAAGCAGTTTCGCCCCGTAATGGACAGGGCGAAACGACAGGACTTCAGGAAGAAGTTACTTGCAGAGAGCGATCGGAGCGAAGGTGTCGGCCTTGAGCGCGGCTCCGCCGATGAGTCCGCCGTCTATGTTAGCCTTCGCGAGAAGGGCGGCGGCGTTGTCGGCTTTCATGGATCCGCCGTATTGAATGATCATCGCTTCGGCGGCGGCGGCTCCGTACATGTCTGCGACGATTTTGCGGATGAAGGCGTGAATCGCGTCGGCATCCTCGGGGGTAGCGGTCTTGCCGGTGCCGATCGCCCAGACGGGTTCGTAGGCGATGGTTACCTTCTTGAGATCCTCGAGCGATACGCCTGCGAGGCCGAGACGTGTCTGTTCTTCGCAAACCTTTTCGGCTTTTCCGGCTTCGCGTTCTTCAAGAAGTTCGCCGACGCAGAGAATAACCTCGAGGCCGTGGGAGAGGGCGAGCTTAACCTTGCGGTTGATCATCGAGTCGTCTTCTTTGTAGGTATGGCGGCGCTCGGAGTGTCCGAGAATCACGACCTGAACGCCGAGGTCCTTGAGCTGGAGAACGGAAACTTCTCCGGTATGGGCGCCCTGCTCGTCTGTGCTCATGTTCTGGGCGCCGAGAAGGATGTTGGATCCCTTCACCACTTTGGATACGGCGTCGAGAGCGGTGAAAGACGGCGCGATCATGTACTTGTGGGGACCGGCTTTCAGCTCTTTGACGAGGTCGGTTGCAAGGGCAACAGCCTCTGAAGCGGTTTTATGCATCTTCCAGTTTCCGGCGATAAAATATTTGCGCATGGGATAGCTCCTTTCGTAACAAATTTATTGAATAGTATCAAAAATGCGCAACGCTTTCAATCCGGGAAAACAGAGGCTTCTCTAACAAAACAAAAAGGGCTTCCATTTCATCGGAAGCCCTTTCGGAAACTGCTAAATTGTTACTTTGTTTCCAGGACGGCGATTCCGGGAAGGATTTTTCCT
Encoded proteins:
- a CDS encoding V0D/AC39 family V-type ATPase subunit, whose amino-acid sequence is MDRTAADAYVYAKACGMYGRSYTGLKAKKLFEIKRLQDLWTLLFSDDVPVVPEGMLALLLERKSAQQVVSDYIVLLSAYDSPDPLARALLARYDYANLKSALSSLLLGNAEAPFMVDLGKFSIFHHDKWPDIAAMTAGTSLSWCDHIPDAEEEIVWETRIDNDYYRLLWTSLKRLNRSDREAADALIADEIILQNIVWAMRLRVYYQKTAEDILPLLACNGEQDDERLCGPAREILSWPLDTWEPWSSWQYKWLLNQHEEGVPWFLDPRWAQLSSDNYLYRQAISGFHQKPFTAGVLASFFRIKQLEEQMIRVAAEGLRLGATEEQMKEFMGGGRNV
- a CDS encoding PTS sugar transporter subunit IIA, with protein sequence MVLRSIFSSNLITVSMESEDKEESFEELVQLYSNQNPKVSRSLILDALRSREAKLSTGVKPGIAVPHARIPSFPGVTGIIGISRNGIDYDSLDGNPVHLIFLILASDAECALQLRSLKRLSFLLDDPEFYPSLLQARDAVSVYNELSRFEDILTTSM
- the secG gene encoding preprotein translocase subunit SecG gives rise to the protein MGIIGVILLVVFVIICLLIIALVLVQNEDGDGLGGLLSGGSNSAFGSRSANVLTRATYVVVTLFFVSAFFLAFINKSPSDKGIEAAARQAQIESSDTEWFLEESAEDASVETGTAPADAASAE
- the tpiA gene encoding triose-phosphate isomerase, coding for MRKYFIAGNWKMHKTASEAVALATDLVKELKAGPHKYMIAPSFTALDAVSKVVKGSNILLGAQNMSTDEQGAHTGEVSVLQLKDLGVQVVILGHSERRHTYKEDDSMINRKVKLALSHGLEVILCVGELLEEREAGKAEKVCEEQTRLGLAGVSLEDLKKVTIAYEPVWAIGTGKTATPEDADAIHAFIRKIVADMYGAAAAEAMIIQYGGSMKADNAAALLAKANIDGGLIGGAALKADTFAPIALCK